The Caballeronia sp. Lep1P3 genome window below encodes:
- a CDS encoding amidase: MPTTSPQFAPLALLAAELRCGRTTSRALVETALERIADPNGQGSTVFLQVDADHARAAADAHDALRRAGTVLSPLAGIPVSVKDLFDVEGQVTRAGSRALDGAAPAKADAITVARLRRAGAVIVGRTNMSEFAFSGLGLNPHYGTPRSPFHANVPGDERIAGGSSAGAAASVADGMAAVALGTDTGGSIRIPAALCGLAGFKPTASRIPKQGGVPLSKTLDSFGPIGVSVACCALVDRILAGREPEVPATRPLDGVRLGVLTNYVTDGVEAPAAQAVQAAVDHLAAAGALVEDGRFAPLDRLPEINRFGLVAIEAYAWHRKLIAEHGGKYDPRVLARLMRAESASAADYIDLCEARAAMIDAARTTLWQRFDAILCPTVPVLPPRIAELVSDDDLFARTNALILRNPTTFNFLDACALSLPCHRRGDAPVGLMLAAAPNADDTLLSIGRAVEAVLETTR, translated from the coding sequence ATGCCAACCACTTCGCCGCAGTTTGCCCCGCTTGCCCTCCTCGCCGCCGAACTCAGGTGCGGCCGCACGACGAGCCGCGCGCTCGTCGAAACCGCGCTCGAACGCATCGCCGATCCGAACGGGCAAGGTTCGACCGTTTTCCTGCAGGTCGATGCCGATCACGCTCGCGCCGCCGCCGACGCCCACGACGCGCTGCGCCGCGCGGGCACGGTGCTCTCGCCGCTCGCGGGCATTCCGGTTTCGGTGAAAGATCTCTTCGACGTCGAAGGCCAGGTGACGCGCGCCGGATCGCGCGCGCTCGACGGCGCCGCGCCCGCCAAAGCCGACGCCATCACGGTCGCGCGCCTGCGACGCGCGGGCGCGGTCATCGTCGGGCGGACGAACATGAGCGAATTCGCGTTCTCGGGACTCGGCCTGAATCCGCATTACGGGACGCCGCGCTCGCCTTTTCACGCGAACGTGCCGGGCGACGAACGCATCGCGGGCGGATCGTCGGCGGGCGCGGCGGCATCGGTGGCGGACGGCATGGCGGCGGTCGCGCTCGGCACCGACACCGGCGGCTCCATCCGCATTCCCGCCGCGCTGTGCGGTCTCGCGGGCTTCAAGCCGACCGCGAGCCGCATCCCGAAACAGGGCGGCGTGCCGCTTTCGAAAACGCTGGATTCGTTCGGGCCGATCGGCGTGTCGGTGGCGTGCTGCGCGCTCGTCGATCGCATTCTGGCCGGCCGCGAGCCCGAAGTCCCGGCTACGCGCCCGCTCGACGGCGTGCGCCTCGGCGTGCTCACGAACTACGTGACCGACGGCGTGGAAGCGCCGGCGGCGCAGGCGGTGCAGGCGGCCGTCGATCATCTGGCGGCGGCGGGCGCGCTCGTCGAGGATGGGCGCTTTGCGCCGCTCGACCGGCTGCCGGAAATCAATCGCTTCGGTCTCGTCGCGATCGAAGCGTATGCGTGGCATCGCAAGCTGATCGCCGAACATGGCGGAAAATACGATCCGCGCGTGCTCGCGCGCCTCATGCGCGCGGAGAGTGCGAGCGCCGCCGATTACATCGATTTGTGCGAAGCGCGCGCCGCCATGATCGACGCCGCGCGCACGACGCTCTGGCAGCGTTTCGACGCGATTCTCTGCCCGACCGTGCCGGTGCTGCCGCCGCGCATCGCCGAACTCGTTTCCGACGACGACCTTTTCGCGCGCACGAACGCACTGATCCTGCGCAATCCCACCACGTTCAATTTTCTCGATGCCTGCGCGCTGTCGCTGCCGTGCCATCGGCGCGGCGATGCGCCCGTCGGCCTCATGCTCGCCGCCGCGCCCAACGCCGACGACACGCTGCTTTCCATCGGCCGGGCCGTCGAAGCCGTGCTGGAGACGACGCGCTAA
- a CDS encoding undecaprenyl-diphosphate phosphatase, giving the protein MDWILMVKALVLGVVEGLTEFLPVSSTGHLIVAGSLLNFTDAQAKTFDVVIQFGAILAICWEYRAKIGSVVSGLPSRPDARRFAVNVIIATIPAIVLGLLLEKKIKTLLFSPVPVSVALIVGGIVILWAEARQRDRGAAPRVHSVDDITFADAFKVGLAQCLALIPGTSRSGATIIGGMLFGLDRRAATEFSFFLAIPIIFGATLYEMAKYWRTLTVNDFGLFAIGLVAAFVSAFVCVRWLLRYVASHDFTAFAWYRIGFGLLILIVGYSGGLSWAD; this is encoded by the coding sequence ATGGACTGGATTCTGATGGTGAAGGCGCTCGTGCTGGGCGTCGTCGAGGGCTTGACCGAATTCCTGCCGGTGTCCAGCACCGGGCATCTGATCGTTGCGGGAAGCCTGCTGAACTTCACGGATGCGCAAGCCAAGACATTCGATGTCGTCATTCAGTTCGGTGCGATTCTCGCCATCTGCTGGGAATATCGCGCGAAGATCGGCTCGGTGGTGAGCGGCCTGCCGAGCCGCCCGGACGCGCGGCGCTTCGCGGTGAACGTCATCATTGCGACGATTCCGGCTATCGTGCTCGGGCTGCTGCTCGAGAAGAAGATCAAGACGCTGCTGTTTTCGCCGGTGCCGGTTTCGGTGGCGCTGATCGTCGGCGGCATCGTGATCCTGTGGGCGGAGGCGCGCCAGCGCGATCGCGGCGCCGCGCCGCGCGTGCATTCGGTCGACGACATCACGTTCGCCGATGCCTTCAAGGTCGGCCTCGCGCAATGTTTGGCGCTGATTCCGGGCACGTCGCGCTCCGGTGCGACGATCATCGGCGGGATGCTCTTCGGGCTGGACCGCCGCGCCGCGACGGAATTCTCGTTCTTCCTCGCCATTCCGATCATCTTCGGCGCGACGCTTTACGAGATGGCGAAATACTGGCGCACGCTCACCGTCAACGATTTCGGCCTCTTCGCGATCGGGCTCGTCGCGGCGTTCGTGAGCGCGTTCGTCTGCGTGCGATGGCTGCTGCGCTACGTCGCCTCGCACGATTTCACGGCGTTCGCGTGGTATCGCATCGGCTTCGGCCTGCTGATCCTGATCGTCGGGTATAGCGGTGGATTGAGCTGGGCGGATTGA
- the hemN gene encoding oxygen-independent coproporphyrinogen III oxidase, with protein sequence MTPADTPDTLFRPDLLARYDAHGPRYTSYPTAVQFSESFDPAHYFDAANRGGASSELSLYFHIPFCDTVCFYCGCNKVATKNRAHARPYLDRMKRELAMQAACFDTARPVTQLHWGGGTPTFLSHDEMAELMAATSEHFDLVSDARAEYSIEVDPREASAQTIALLRELGFNRLSLGVQDFDERVQRAVNRIQPRAMTEDVMRAAREHAFKSVSVDLIYGLPHQSVESFTRTLDAIIALAPDRVSVFGYAHMPALFKMQRQIDEAALPSPAVRLAILERVIERMSDAGYVYIGMDHFALPGDELARAHKAGTLQRNFQGYSTHADCDLIGIGASSIGKVGDVYAQNARDLADYAAAIDAGRFAIQRGVRLSADDLLRREIIMRLMCGGAVQYAQIERAHGIAFEDAFAGEIARLAPMADDGLVDIARDAIRVLPAGRMLVRNVASVFDRYLGQTPVKRFSRTI encoded by the coding sequence ATGACACCCGCCGACACCCCCGACACGCTCTTCCGCCCGGACCTGCTCGCGCGCTACGACGCGCACGGCCCGCGCTACACGTCGTATCCGACCGCTGTCCAATTCTCGGAATCGTTCGATCCCGCGCATTACTTCGACGCCGCGAATCGGGGCGGCGCATCGTCGGAGCTGTCGCTGTACTTCCACATCCCGTTCTGCGACACCGTCTGCTTCTACTGCGGATGCAACAAGGTCGCGACGAAGAATCGCGCCCACGCGCGCCCGTACCTGGACCGCATGAAGCGCGAACTCGCGATGCAGGCCGCGTGCTTCGATACCGCGCGCCCCGTCACGCAGCTTCACTGGGGCGGCGGCACGCCCACGTTCCTGTCTCACGACGAAATGGCCGAGCTGATGGCCGCGACGTCCGAGCATTTCGATCTCGTTTCCGACGCGCGCGCCGAATATTCGATCGAAGTCGATCCGCGCGAAGCCTCCGCGCAAACCATCGCGTTATTGCGCGAACTGGGCTTCAACCGGCTGAGTCTCGGCGTGCAGGACTTCGACGAGCGCGTGCAGCGGGCCGTCAACCGCATTCAGCCGCGCGCGATGACCGAGGACGTCATGCGCGCCGCGCGCGAGCACGCCTTCAAGTCGGTGAGCGTGGATCTCATCTACGGCCTGCCCCATCAGAGCGTCGAGAGCTTCACGCGCACGCTCGACGCGATCATCGCGCTCGCGCCGGACCGCGTCTCGGTCTTCGGCTACGCGCACATGCCCGCGCTCTTCAAGATGCAGCGTCAGATCGACGAAGCCGCGCTGCCCTCGCCCGCCGTGCGGCTCGCGATTCTCGAGCGCGTGATCGAGCGGATGAGCGATGCGGGCTACGTCTACATCGGCATGGATCATTTCGCGCTGCCCGGCGACGAACTCGCGCGCGCACACAAGGCTGGCACGCTTCAGCGCAACTTCCAGGGCTACAGCACGCACGCGGACTGCGATCTGATCGGCATCGGCGCATCGTCGATCGGCAAAGTCGGCGACGTCTATGCGCAAAACGCGCGCGATCTCGCCGACTACGCCGCCGCGATCGACGCGGGCCGCTTCGCCATCCAGCGCGGCGTGCGGCTCTCTGCCGACGACCTTCTACGCCGCGAGATCATCATGCGGCTCATGTGCGGCGGCGCGGTGCAGTACGCGCAGATCGAGCGCGCGCACGGCATCGCGTTCGAAGACGCTTTCGCCGGCGAAATCGCGCGCCTCGCGCCGATGGCGGACGACGGACTCGTCGACATCGCGCGCGACGCGATCCGCGTCCTGCCGGCGGGACGCATGCTCGTGCGCAACGTGGCATCCGTCTTCGACCGCTATCTGGGACAAACGCCCGTCAAGCGCTTCTCGCGCACGATCTGA
- a CDS encoding YggT family protein, translated as MFGDIARFLLNTVFTLFGAALLLRAWMQVVRMPPYNPVSNAVMQATNWIVLPLRKILPGGKIDWASILAAFIAALVYVTLMVFLAGVDPTLMMPMLALVAVLTVVKWALNLIIWMTILMALLSWLNPQSPAMPLLYQITAPFLDPLRRILPRLGGIDLSPILLFVIVQVLLMVVTRVAVSMTLFGI; from the coding sequence ATGTTCGGCGATATCGCCCGTTTTCTGCTCAACACTGTTTTCACCCTGTTCGGCGCGGCGCTTCTGCTGCGCGCCTGGATGCAGGTCGTGCGCATGCCGCCGTACAACCCGGTTTCGAATGCCGTCATGCAGGCGACCAACTGGATCGTGCTGCCGCTGCGCAAGATTCTTCCGGGCGGCAAGATCGACTGGGCGAGCATTCTCGCCGCTTTCATCGCGGCGCTCGTCTATGTGACGCTGATGGTGTTTCTCGCGGGCGTCGATCCGACGCTCATGATGCCGATGCTCGCGCTCGTCGCGGTGCTGACGGTCGTGAAATGGGCGCTGAACCTCATCATCTGGATGACGATTCTGATGGCGCTGCTCTCGTGGCTGAACCCGCAGTCGCCCGCCATGCCGCTGCTGTATCAGATCACCGCGCCGTTTCTCGATCCGTTGCGTCGCATTCTGCCGCGTCTCGGGGGCATCGACCTGTCGCCGATTCTGCTTTTCGTGATCGTGCAGGTGTTGTTGATGGTCGTGACGCGCGTCGCCGTGTCGATGACGCTCTTCGGCATCTAA
- a CDS encoding DUF1439 domain-containing protein codes for MPKPVAPLRRRFMLAGLAALPVIAFNGAARAASVFPFIPDHYTFSQKQVQEAVARKFPLERTARQIFDVVLSNPVVGMAADRNRVTVRVDARLSTPFMPNPVNGAFTLSTQLAYDAPSRSVVLVSPTVDDSQLTGDAAQYNQQIAGAGAMLAAQLLDRYPIYTFKPEELQFAGVSYEPGTITVLTNGIRVQIVEK; via the coding sequence ATGCCGAAACCCGTCGCGCCGCTGCGGCGCCGGTTCATGCTGGCAGGGCTCGCTGCCTTGCCGGTGATCGCGTTCAATGGCGCGGCCCGCGCCGCGTCCGTCTTTCCGTTCATTCCGGATCACTACACGTTTTCACAGAAGCAGGTGCAGGAAGCCGTCGCGCGCAAGTTTCCGCTCGAACGCACGGCCCGGCAGATATTCGATGTCGTGTTGAGCAATCCCGTCGTCGGCATGGCGGCGGATCGCAATCGCGTGACGGTTCGCGTCGATGCGCGGCTTTCCACGCCGTTCATGCCGAATCCGGTGAACGGCGCGTTCACGTTGTCGACGCAACTGGCTTACGACGCACCGAGCCGCTCGGTCGTTCTCGTCTCGCCGACAGTTGACGATTCGCAGCTAACCGGCGACGCTGCGCAGTACAACCAACAAATCGCCGGGGCCGGCGCGATGCTTGCCGCGCAACTGCTCGACCGCTATCCCATCTACACGTTCAAGCCCGAGGAACTCCAGTTCGCGGGCGTATCTTACGAACCCGGTACAATCACAGTCCTTACAAACGGCATACGCGTGCAGATCGTCGAGAAATAG
- the trmB gene encoding tRNA (guanosine(46)-N7)-methyltransferase TrmB, producing the protein MNHNPHDDEDDASPPRQPADGESEPLHHRRIRSFVTRAGRVSPGQQRAIDQLGPRFIVPYTPELPDWDALFGRHAPRVLEIGFGMGATTAEIAAARPGDDFIGVEVHEPGVGALLKLIGEQALGNIRILQHDAVEVLEHMIAPASLDGVHVYFPDPWHKARHHKRRLIQPKFVSLLASRLKPGGYLHLATDWQNYAEQMLEVLSAEAALDNTADGYAPRPEFRPVTKFERRGLRLGHGVWDLMFRRK; encoded by the coding sequence ATGAATCACAATCCCCACGACGACGAAGACGACGCCAGCCCTCCCCGCCAACCCGCAGACGGAGAATCAGAACCGCTGCATCATCGGCGCATTCGCAGCTTCGTCACGCGCGCGGGACGCGTGTCGCCGGGACAGCAACGCGCGATCGACCAACTCGGTCCGCGCTTCATCGTGCCGTACACGCCGGAACTTCCCGACTGGGACGCGCTCTTTGGCCGTCACGCGCCGCGCGTGCTGGAAATCGGCTTCGGCATGGGCGCGACCACTGCGGAAATCGCGGCGGCGCGTCCCGGCGACGACTTCATCGGCGTGGAAGTTCACGAGCCGGGCGTCGGCGCGCTGCTCAAGCTGATCGGCGAACAGGCGCTCGGCAACATTCGCATCCTTCAGCATGACGCCGTGGAAGTGCTGGAGCATATGATCGCGCCCGCGTCGCTCGACGGCGTCCACGTCTATTTCCCGGACCCGTGGCACAAGGCGCGGCATCACAAGCGCCGCCTGATCCAGCCGAAGTTCGTGTCGCTGCTCGCATCGCGCCTGAAGCCGGGCGGCTATCTGCATCTCGCAACGGACTGGCAGAACTACGCGGAGCAGATGCTCGAGGTGCTGTCGGCGGAAGCCGCGCTCGACAACACCGCGGACGGCTACGCGCCGCGTCCGGAGTTCCGTCCGGTGACGAAGTTCGAGCGACGCGGCTTGCGGCTCGGACATGGCGTGTGGGACCTGATGTTCCGCCGCAAGTAA
- a CDS encoding YkgJ family cysteine cluster protein: MSDSSSPPHACREGCGACCIAPSITSPIPGMPDGKRAGERCIQLDDDLRCKLFGDPRRPAFCGGLQPAADMCGETREHAIEWLTRLERATQPG; the protein is encoded by the coding sequence ATGTCCGATTCGTCTTCCCCGCCGCACGCGTGCCGCGAAGGCTGCGGCGCCTGCTGCATCGCGCCGTCCATTACCAGCCCGATTCCCGGCATGCCCGACGGCAAACGCGCGGGCGAGCGCTGCATCCAGCTCGACGACGACCTGCGCTGCAAGCTGTTCGGCGACCCGCGCCGGCCGGCGTTCTGCGGCGGCTTGCAGCCCGCCGCCGACATGTGCGGCGAGACGCGCGAACACGCGATCGAATGGCTCACGCGGCTCGAACGCGCGACGCAACCGGGATGA
- a CDS encoding disulfide bond formation protein B has translation MHEGDRALRRERRLLTLLGFVCLALVGGALYLQFFHGQDPCPLCIIQRYFFVLIAVFAFLGAGFNGWRGIALLETLVLLSALGGVATAARHVYIQANPGFSCGFDALQPVVDSLPPARWLPQVFKVAGLCETPYPPIFGLSLPQWSLVAFAVIFVFVALSLRLRRNARAAAR, from the coding sequence ATGCACGAGGGCGACCGCGCCTTGCGGCGCGAGCGTCGGCTGCTGACGCTGCTCGGTTTCGTGTGCCTCGCGCTCGTCGGCGGCGCGCTGTATCTGCAGTTCTTCCACGGCCAGGACCCGTGTCCGCTGTGCATCATCCAGCGTTATTTCTTCGTGCTGATCGCCGTGTTCGCCTTTCTCGGCGCGGGATTCAACGGCTGGCGCGGCATCGCGCTGCTGGAGACGCTGGTGCTGCTTTCCGCGCTCGGCGGCGTGGCGACGGCCGCGCGCCATGTCTACATCCAGGCCAATCCCGGCTTCAGTTGCGGATTCGACGCGCTGCAGCCCGTCGTCGACAGTCTTCCGCCCGCGCGCTGGCTACCGCAAGTCTTCAAGGTCGCGGGCCTCTGCGAGACGCCTTATCCGCCGATCTTCGGCCTGTCGCTTCCGCAGTGGTCGCTCGTCGCGTTCGCGGTCATCTTCGTTTTCGTCGCGTTGAGCCTTCGCCTGAGGCGCAACGCACGCGCAGCGGCGCGATAA